The proteins below are encoded in one region of Coturnix japonica isolate 7356 chromosome 10, Coturnix japonica 2.1, whole genome shotgun sequence:
- the SECISBP2L gene encoding selenocysteine insertion sequence-binding protein 2-like isoform X2, translated as MDKADKNVKLSAEVEPFIPQKKGPETLMIPMALPGDSGGINGVEPAPIPSYLITCYPFVQENQSNRQFPLYNNDIRWQQPNPNPAGPYLAYPIISAQPPVSTEYTYYQLMPAPCAQVMGFYHPFPPPYSAPFQTANAVNTVTTECTERANPSGQVFPISTQRSRSSNRGPVIPKQQQLQMHIKNKRPPVKNVATQKETSSSGPENRSKIVLLVDASQQTDFPSDIANKSLSESASTMLWKSKGRRRRASHPAAESSSEQGASEADIDSDSGYCSPKHGNNQAAAVASRNADSCAMNVVEPSINATGTFLTAGVSWTNVNSQATQKKPWIEKTQTFIRGGRQAEQRNSSQSGFRCRGHSTSSERRQNLQKRHEKPLTTSQSSRAEQSPEPLYFEDEDEFPELNSDNGNSKSSNMQQKISPKVLDDLPENSPINIVQTPIPITTSVPKRAKSQKKKALAAALATAQEYSEISMEQKKLQEALSKAAGKKSKTPVQLDLGDMLAALEKQQQAMKARQITNTRPLSYTVGSAAPFHTKEPTNRKSLTKGQPSMGCLNPLDSTAPKVKRGKEREIAKLKRPTALKKIILKEREEKKGRLSVDHSLLGSDEQKEVHISLPADQSQELASQEETGLSMPSDTSLSPASQNSPYCMTPVSQGSPASSGIGSPMASSAITKIHSKRFREYCNQVLSKEIDECVTLLLQELVSFQERIYQKDPMRAKARRRLVMGLREVTKHMKLNKIKCVIISPNCEKIQSKGGLDEALYNVIAMAREQEIPFVFALGRKALGRCVNKLVPVSVVGIFNYSGAEDLFNKLVSLTEEARKAYRDMVAAMEQEQAEEALKNVKKAPHHMGHSRNPSAASAISFCSVISEPISEVNEKEYETNWRNMVETSDGLETSENERESSSKTAVPEKAGSGQIAKSTLNKQPPLATTSATSATNHGKATLGEKEEVKPDDNLEWASQQSTETGSLDGSCRDILNSSMISTTSTLVPGMLEEEDEEDEEDDEDYAHEPISVEVQLNSRIESWVSETQRTMETLQLGKTLSGAEEDNAEQSEEEEIETSEQVDPAVDSEEWTNDKHASNIQHKPTICGSLNKEHTDSIYMP; from the exons ATGGACAAAGCCGACAAG aATGTCAAGCTGTCAGCTGAGGTAGAACCATTTATTCCTCAAAAGAAGGGTCCAGAAACACTAATGATACCAATGGCGCTTCCTGGTGACAGCGGAGGAATTAATGGTGTGGAACCAGCTCCTATCCCCAGCTACCTGATCACTTGCTATCCATTCGTACAGGAAAATCAATCCAATAG ACAGTTTCCATTATATAACAATGACATCAGATGGCAGCAACCCAACCCAAATCCTGCAGGGCCGTACCTTGCTTATCCTATAATATCTGCACAACCACCTGTTTCTACAGAATACACTTACTATCAGCTGATGCCAGCACCCTGTGCTCAGGTCATGGGCTTCTATCatccttttcctcccccttaTTCAGCACCCTTTCAAACAGCAAATGCTGTAAATACGGTTACTACAGAATGCACTGAGCGTGCCAACCCGTCTGGCCAGGTCTTTCCAATATCCACCCAGCGAAGCAGAAGCAGTAACAGAGGACCAGTCATACCAAAA cagcagcagttacaGATGCACATAAAAAATAAACGTCCTCCAGTGAAAAATGTAGCCACTCAAAAGGAGACGAGTTCATCAGGTCCTGAGAACAGATCAAAGATTGTTTTGTTGGTTGATGCGTCACAGCAAACAG ACTTTCCTTCAGATATAGCTAATAAGTCACTTTCTGAGAGTGCCTCTACGATGCTTTGGAAGTCAAAAGGCAGACGCAGAAGAGCTTCTCACCCTGCTGCAGAGTCCTCTAGTGAGCAGGGCGCAAGTGAAGCGGACATTGACAGTGATAGCGGCTATTGTAGTCCTAAGCATGGCAATAaccaggctgcagctgtggcttCAAGAAATGCAGATTCTTGTGCAATGAAT gttgtTGAGCCATCAATAAATGCAA CTGGCACTTTCCTTACAGCTGGTGTAAGTTGGACTAATGTAAATTCCCAGGCAACTCAAAAAAAGCCTTGGATTGAAAAAACACAGACGTTTATTAGAGGTGGAAGACAAGCTGAGCAAAGAAATAGTTCACAG TCTGGTTTCAGATGCAGAGGCCACAGCACATCctcagaaagaagacagaatttgCAGAAACGACATGAAAAACCTCTAACTACAAGTCAGTCGAGTAGAGCAGAGCAGAGTCCTGAGCCTCTGTATTTTGAG gATGAGGATGAGTTTCCAGAACTAAATAGTGACAATGGCAACAGCAAAAGTAGTAACATGCAGCAGAAGATTTCACCCAAAGTA TTAGATGACTTACCTGAGAATTCTCCAATCAATATAGTCCAGACTCCAATTCCTATTACAACTTCTGTACCGAAGCGTGCTAAAAGTCAGAAGAAGAAGGCCTTGGCAGCAGCACTTGCAACAGCTCAGGAGTATTCAGAGATAAGCATGGAACAGAAAAAACTCCAG GAGGCTTTATCAaaagctgctggaaagaagAGCAAGACTCCTGTTCAGTTGGATTTAGGGGACATGTTAGCAGCtcttgaaaagcagcagcaagcaatGAAAGCTCGTCAGATCACCAACACCAGACCTCTTTCATACACAG ttggcagtgctgctccctTTCATACCAAAGAGCCTACCAACAGGAAGTCTTTAACAAAGGGGCAACCATCTATGGGTTGCCTTAATCCTTTGGATTCAACTGCTCCAAAagtgaaaagaggaaaagagagagagattgcAAAACTGAAACGCCCTACAGCACTTAAAAAG ATCAttttgaaagagagagaagagaagaaaggccGACTATCAGTTGATCATAGTCTTTTGGGATCTGATGAGCAGAAAGAAGTTCATATAAGCCTGCCTGCTGATCAGTCTCAGGAGCTGGCCTCTCAAGAAG AAACGGGGCTAAGTATGCCCAGTGATACTTCACTTTCACCAGCAAGTCAGAATTCTCCATACTGCATGACCCCAGTGTCCCAAGGCTCGCCTGCTAGCTCTGGAATAGGTAGTCCAATGGCATCTTCTGCAATAACCAAAATTCACAGCAAGAGATTCAGAGA ATACTGTAACCAAGTTCTGAGTAAAGAAATTGATGAATGTGTGACTCTGTTATTGCAAGAGCTTGTCAGCTTCCAGGAACGAATTTATCAAAAAGATCCCATGAGAGCTAAAGCAAGGAGAAGACTTGTGATGGGATTGCGTGAGGTTACTAAGCATATGAAGCTCAACAAGATCAAGTGTGTAATTATATCTCCCAACTGTGAAAAAATCCAATCAAAAG gCGGATTGGATGAAGCTCTGTATAACGTAATAGCCATGGCACGGGAACAAGAAATTCCATTTGTCTTTGCTCTTGGACGTAAAGCTCTTGGTCGTTGTGTGAACAAGCTGGTTCCTGTTAGTGTAGTGGGTATCTTCAACTACTCAGGTGCTGAG GATTTATTTAATAAGCTGGTATCACTGACTGAAGAGGCCAGGAAAGCGTACAGAGATATGGTTGCTGCAATGGAACAAGAACAGGCAGAAGAAGCCCTAAAGAATGTCAAGAAGGCACCTCATCACATGGGTCATTCTCGTAATCCCTCTGCAGCAAGTGCTATCTCGTTCTGTAGTGTTATTTCTGAACCCATATCTGAAGTGAATGAGAAAGAATATG AAACAAACTGGAGAAACATGGTAGAGACATCCGATGGGTTAGAAACCTCTGAAAACGAGAGAGAATCCTCATCCAAGACTGCAGTACCAGAAAAAGCTGGCAGTGGTCAAATTGCAAAATCTACCCTTAATAAACAGCCACCACTGGCTACAACCAGCGCTACCTCAGCAACAAATCATGGGAAAGCCACACTAGGTGAGAAAGAAGAGGTAAAACCAGATGACAACTTGGAATGGGCTTCACAGCAGAGCACGGAGACGGGATCACTGGATGGCAGCTGCAGAGATAttctgaattcctccatgatCAGTACTACCAGCACTCTTGTACCAGGAATGCTtgaagaggaggatgaagaagatgaggaagatgatgaggaTTACGCCCATGAACCAATTTCTGTAGAGGTTCAGCTTAATAGCAGAATTGAATCTTGGGTTTCAGAGACCCAGAGAACTATGGAGACTCTCCAGCTTGGGAAGACCCTTAGTGGTGCTGAAGAAGACAATGCAGAACAaagtgaggaggaagaaatagaGACTTCTGAGCAGGTCGATCCAGCTGTTGATAGTGAGGAATGGACAAACGATAAGCATGCAAGTAACATCCAGCATAAGCCCACCATCTGTGGTTCTCTGAATAAGGAACACACGGATTCCATCTACATGCCATAA
- the SECISBP2L gene encoding selenocysteine insertion sequence-binding protein 2-like isoform X4: MIPMALPGDSGGINGVEPAPIPSYLITCYPFVQENQSNRQFPLYNNDIRWQQPNPNPAGPYLAYPIISAQPPVSTEYTYYQLMPAPCAQVMGFYHPFPPPYSAPFQTANAVNTVTTECTERANPSGQVFPISTQRSRSSNRGPVIPKQQQLQMHIKNKRPPVKNVATQKETSSSGPENRSKIVLLVDASQQTDFPSDIANKSLSESASTMLWKSKGRRRRASHPAAESSSEQGASEADIDSDSGYCSPKHGNNQAAAVASRNADSCAMNVVEPSINATGTFLTAGVSWTNVNSQATQKKPWIEKTQTFIRGGRQAEQRNSSQSGFRCRGHSTSSERRQNLQKRHEKPLTTSQSSRAEQSPEPLYFEDEDEFPELNSDNGNSKSSNMQQKISPKVLDDLPENSPINIVQTPIPITTSVPKRAKSQKKKALAAALATAQEYSEISMEQKKLQEALSKAAGKKSKTPVQLDLGDMLAALEKQQQAMKARQITNTRPLSYTVGSAAPFHTKEPTNRKSLTKGQPSMGCLNPLDSTAPKVKRGKEREIAKLKRPTALKKIILKEREEKKGRLSVDHSLLGSDEQKEVHISLPADQSQELASQEETGLSMPSDTSLSPASQNSPYCMTPVSQGSPASSGIGSPMASSAITKIHSKRFREYCNQVLSKEIDECVTLLLQELVSFQERIYQKDPMRAKARRRLVMGLREVTKHMKLNKIKCVIISPNCEKIQSKGGLDEALYNVIAMAREQEIPFVFALGRKALGRCVNKLVPVSVVGIFNYSGAEDLFNKLVSLTEEARKAYRDMVAAMEQEQAEEALKNVKKAPHHMGHSRNPSAASAISFCSVISEPISEVNEKEYETNWRNMVETSDGLETSENERESSSKTAVPEKAGSGQIAKSTLNKQPPLATTSATSATNHGKATLGEKEEVKPDDNLEWASQQSTETGSLDGSCRDILNSSMISTTSTLVPGMLEEEDEEDEEDDEDYAHEPISVEVQLNSRIESWVSETQRTMETLQLGKTLSGAEEDNAEQSEEEEIETSEQVDPAVDSEEWTNDKHASNIQHKPTICGSLNKEHTDSIYMP; the protein is encoded by the exons ATGATACCAATGGCGCTTCCTGGTGACAGCGGAGGAATTAATGGTGTGGAACCAGCTCCTATCCCCAGCTACCTGATCACTTGCTATCCATTCGTACAGGAAAATCAATCCAATAG ACAGTTTCCATTATATAACAATGACATCAGATGGCAGCAACCCAACCCAAATCCTGCAGGGCCGTACCTTGCTTATCCTATAATATCTGCACAACCACCTGTTTCTACAGAATACACTTACTATCAGCTGATGCCAGCACCCTGTGCTCAGGTCATGGGCTTCTATCatccttttcctcccccttaTTCAGCACCCTTTCAAACAGCAAATGCTGTAAATACGGTTACTACAGAATGCACTGAGCGTGCCAACCCGTCTGGCCAGGTCTTTCCAATATCCACCCAGCGAAGCAGAAGCAGTAACAGAGGACCAGTCATACCAAAA cagcagcagttacaGATGCACATAAAAAATAAACGTCCTCCAGTGAAAAATGTAGCCACTCAAAAGGAGACGAGTTCATCAGGTCCTGAGAACAGATCAAAGATTGTTTTGTTGGTTGATGCGTCACAGCAAACAG ACTTTCCTTCAGATATAGCTAATAAGTCACTTTCTGAGAGTGCCTCTACGATGCTTTGGAAGTCAAAAGGCAGACGCAGAAGAGCTTCTCACCCTGCTGCAGAGTCCTCTAGTGAGCAGGGCGCAAGTGAAGCGGACATTGACAGTGATAGCGGCTATTGTAGTCCTAAGCATGGCAATAaccaggctgcagctgtggcttCAAGAAATGCAGATTCTTGTGCAATGAAT gttgtTGAGCCATCAATAAATGCAA CTGGCACTTTCCTTACAGCTGGTGTAAGTTGGACTAATGTAAATTCCCAGGCAACTCAAAAAAAGCCTTGGATTGAAAAAACACAGACGTTTATTAGAGGTGGAAGACAAGCTGAGCAAAGAAATAGTTCACAG TCTGGTTTCAGATGCAGAGGCCACAGCACATCctcagaaagaagacagaatttgCAGAAACGACATGAAAAACCTCTAACTACAAGTCAGTCGAGTAGAGCAGAGCAGAGTCCTGAGCCTCTGTATTTTGAG gATGAGGATGAGTTTCCAGAACTAAATAGTGACAATGGCAACAGCAAAAGTAGTAACATGCAGCAGAAGATTTCACCCAAAGTA TTAGATGACTTACCTGAGAATTCTCCAATCAATATAGTCCAGACTCCAATTCCTATTACAACTTCTGTACCGAAGCGTGCTAAAAGTCAGAAGAAGAAGGCCTTGGCAGCAGCACTTGCAACAGCTCAGGAGTATTCAGAGATAAGCATGGAACAGAAAAAACTCCAG GAGGCTTTATCAaaagctgctggaaagaagAGCAAGACTCCTGTTCAGTTGGATTTAGGGGACATGTTAGCAGCtcttgaaaagcagcagcaagcaatGAAAGCTCGTCAGATCACCAACACCAGACCTCTTTCATACACAG ttggcagtgctgctccctTTCATACCAAAGAGCCTACCAACAGGAAGTCTTTAACAAAGGGGCAACCATCTATGGGTTGCCTTAATCCTTTGGATTCAACTGCTCCAAAagtgaaaagaggaaaagagagagagattgcAAAACTGAAACGCCCTACAGCACTTAAAAAG ATCAttttgaaagagagagaagagaagaaaggccGACTATCAGTTGATCATAGTCTTTTGGGATCTGATGAGCAGAAAGAAGTTCATATAAGCCTGCCTGCTGATCAGTCTCAGGAGCTGGCCTCTCAAGAAG AAACGGGGCTAAGTATGCCCAGTGATACTTCACTTTCACCAGCAAGTCAGAATTCTCCATACTGCATGACCCCAGTGTCCCAAGGCTCGCCTGCTAGCTCTGGAATAGGTAGTCCAATGGCATCTTCTGCAATAACCAAAATTCACAGCAAGAGATTCAGAGA ATACTGTAACCAAGTTCTGAGTAAAGAAATTGATGAATGTGTGACTCTGTTATTGCAAGAGCTTGTCAGCTTCCAGGAACGAATTTATCAAAAAGATCCCATGAGAGCTAAAGCAAGGAGAAGACTTGTGATGGGATTGCGTGAGGTTACTAAGCATATGAAGCTCAACAAGATCAAGTGTGTAATTATATCTCCCAACTGTGAAAAAATCCAATCAAAAG gCGGATTGGATGAAGCTCTGTATAACGTAATAGCCATGGCACGGGAACAAGAAATTCCATTTGTCTTTGCTCTTGGACGTAAAGCTCTTGGTCGTTGTGTGAACAAGCTGGTTCCTGTTAGTGTAGTGGGTATCTTCAACTACTCAGGTGCTGAG GATTTATTTAATAAGCTGGTATCACTGACTGAAGAGGCCAGGAAAGCGTACAGAGATATGGTTGCTGCAATGGAACAAGAACAGGCAGAAGAAGCCCTAAAGAATGTCAAGAAGGCACCTCATCACATGGGTCATTCTCGTAATCCCTCTGCAGCAAGTGCTATCTCGTTCTGTAGTGTTATTTCTGAACCCATATCTGAAGTGAATGAGAAAGAATATG AAACAAACTGGAGAAACATGGTAGAGACATCCGATGGGTTAGAAACCTCTGAAAACGAGAGAGAATCCTCATCCAAGACTGCAGTACCAGAAAAAGCTGGCAGTGGTCAAATTGCAAAATCTACCCTTAATAAACAGCCACCACTGGCTACAACCAGCGCTACCTCAGCAACAAATCATGGGAAAGCCACACTAGGTGAGAAAGAAGAGGTAAAACCAGATGACAACTTGGAATGGGCTTCACAGCAGAGCACGGAGACGGGATCACTGGATGGCAGCTGCAGAGATAttctgaattcctccatgatCAGTACTACCAGCACTCTTGTACCAGGAATGCTtgaagaggaggatgaagaagatgaggaagatgatgaggaTTACGCCCATGAACCAATTTCTGTAGAGGTTCAGCTTAATAGCAGAATTGAATCTTGGGTTTCAGAGACCCAGAGAACTATGGAGACTCTCCAGCTTGGGAAGACCCTTAGTGGTGCTGAAGAAGACAATGCAGAACAaagtgaggaggaagaaatagaGACTTCTGAGCAGGTCGATCCAGCTGTTGATAGTGAGGAATGGACAAACGATAAGCATGCAAGTAACATCCAGCATAAGCCCACCATCTGTGGTTCTCTGAATAAGGAACACACGGATTCCATCTACATGCCATAA